The DNA window GAAACTAAAACCCCAATTAAAATAACGGTTAAAGCTAGAGCGTAAATCTGCTTTTTAGTTAAAGGCTTTTTACTTAAAACAGGAGGAGGAAACTCAGGCAATTCTCTTTCAGCCTTAACTGGAGGAGACTTCCATTCTGAAATATCCTCTGAACCGAGGAAGCTTATTTCACCATTTTCAATAGGCTTTAACCTTTTTTTATCGTTTAAAACATAAAACTTGTATTCTTTTGAAGAAGGATCTAAAATTAAAGAGACAGCTTGAGGATAAAATTGACTTAAAACATTTTGAGTTTTTTCATCTACTTCAGACATGAAGACCCCGTAACCTGGATGCGTATGATACCATCCAACAATATTTCCTTTCATTTTACCTTTTAATATTTCATCAGCTATTTTAGCTATAGCATTAGGGGTTAAAGAAATTGTGGAAGCATCTTTTTTAACCTCACCAGTTACAGCATCTTCTATAATTAAATAATTCTTATTCATTTTACCAATTAAAACTCCTATAACACGCTTATCTAAGCTTTCATCAACTTCACTCATTATTTTTTTAAAGATGTTTTTTGATATTTTAAGAGGAAGCACTTTAATTCAAACTCCGAGAATTTCAAAAAAAGGGAAAAATAAAATGTTTAATGGGGAAGATTTTAGTTTTTTATCTGCCAAGCATTCCCATGATTCCGCCGACTATACCTAATACGAAGCCCGCTACAAAGCCTCCACCAAGCACCAAGGAAATTATAGCTGCTGGAAACACCACTACGCTTCCTATAGTGCCATAGCCAAGCACCATTAACAACGCGCCTATACAAACTATTATGCCTAGAATTAACCCTATAACCACTAAAAGCCATGGCGGAGGCGCTCCAAACCAAGCTATCCACGGGAATATCCCAACTAAAGTAGCGTAAAAACCTGCTGAAATCAAAGCTGCAGCGTTAATTATAATTAATATGCCTGCAATAAGCGATATTATAAAACCCCACAAGGCTCTAGCAGGTGGATAAGTTGGCACTGGCGGAGGTGCAGCAACATAAGCTGGCGCTGGCGCTGGTGCTGGCGCTGGCATTGGCACAGTAGTGGGAACAGCAGCGGGAACAGCGCAAACTGTCGGTGGTGGTGGAGCATATTCAGGTATAGCTACAAGCGAATAGCATTGAGAACAAAGCACTAAACCATTATAGCATTTAGCACAATCCCTGCATATCGCTCTTCCACATCTAGCGCATATATAACCAGCTGGTAAATTAGAATGATAATAACACATTCCTGGTGGTGAAATGCGAATAGGCCCTGGTGGTGCAACTGGAGAAACGACTCTAACCGATGGAACCGGTTTAACTGTTGGTGGAGCAGCTAATGAAGAACCGCAGCTAGCGCAGAAATTTGCATCATCTCTATTGTCAAACCCGCATGCAGAACATTTTTTAACCAAATTTTTTCCTCCTTCTTTATACTTTTAAATTTACTTATTAAAGATTAACCCTTTTAAACCTTTCCAACGAAAAAATTCATTAAATAACTTTTCAATTCAAGCATAAAAAATATATTTATAAATCCTTGAGAATGAAGAATAGAAGCAACGCTTAATTCAAGCAAAAGATTGTTATAATAGATTGAAAACATTAAAGAGTTAGACGCCCCTGCTTAGAAGCCCCGGTTCCATCTAATGATGGTGGCGGGAAAGCCTAGCCTGGTTGGGGCGTCGGCTTGGTAAAAAATTCAAAAAGCCGAAGGTCGCGGGTTCGAAGCCCGCCCGGGGCTCCAAAATATTTAAATCAAAAGCTAATTTATCATCTTAATATGAGTTTTTACTTAGATTTTATAATTAAAACTCATGCTTAAAAAATATTTTAGGTTTTCTGTTTTAAAAAAATACTGAGCTTTTAAAGTTAAAAGGGAGCTTATCAAACTAGATTGTGAAAATTAGATTGAAAGCAAATAAGAGAAAAAAGAATCATTTTTTAATTAAAGAATGTATATCCTAGATGAAGAGAGAATTATCCATTAATTCTAACTCTAAAAACTCTTACTTCTCGGTTTATTTTATTCTGCTTAATTTCAGCATTTTTATATGTTTATGGAGAAGTGAATTCTATCAGGAAAAACAAAAACATATATATAAATAAAGTTATATAATTATAATATGTGGTAGGTATGGCAAAAATAGAAGAAATTGAAGGGATTGGCCCTGCTTATGCAAAGAAGCTTGCTGAAACTGGAATTAAAACTACCGAGGATTTACTTAATGTAGGGGGAACAAAAAAAGGAAGAAAAGAACTTGCTGAGAAAACTGGAATCTCAGAAAAGCTAATTCTTGAGTGGGTAAACCTTTCAGACCTTTTCAGAATTAAGGGAATAGGCGAAGAGTATTCAGACTTGCTTGAAGAAGCTGGAGTAGATACGGTGATTGAGCTATCTAAAAGAGACCCAAAGAATCTTCACGCTAAGTTACTTGAGGTTAATAAAGAGAAGAAGCTTGTAAGAAGACCTCCCACACTAAAGGAAGTTAAAAGTTGGATTGAACAAGCAAAGAAGATCCCAAGAAAGGTAGAGTACTAAACTACATATCGTTGCTAAAATTCCTAAATATTTTTTTCTTTTTTGTCTTTAATGTTTTGTCCCAAATTTTTTAATGCTTCTCTTATTATAAGAGAATTAGATTAAAAGTTGTATTTTAATTGGATTTAAGTGAAAATTAACAATTAAATGCTTAATTTTAACCATTTTCCTTATTTTGTTTTAAAATAATTAGAGGAAATATTTATGAAGACTATTCAAGAGTTTTTAAATTTATGCTTATTAAAAGCAGGTATATCGACTGCTCTTAGCGAAATTCAAAAGTTAGCTATTCCTTGTATTTTAAGAGGAGAGAACGCTCTTTTAATTGCGCCTACAGGAACTGGAAAAACTTATGCAGCAGTTTTACCAGTTTTTAGTCTTTTTCTTTCGGCTAAAATGAAGAAAGAAGCAGGTGGGATTTCGATTCTTTATGTGACGCCTTTAAGAGCTTTAAATAGGGATATTCTAAGACGAGTGGCTTCGATTGGTGAAGAGTTAGGAATAAATGTTCAAGTAAGGCATGGCGATACTCCAAGCAAAACTAGAGTTTTGCAAGCTAAATCACCTCCAGACATGTTGATAACAACTCCTGAAACTCTTCAAGCGATTCTTCCAGGTAAAACTATGAAGAAGCATTTAGAAAGAGTTAAGTGGATTATTATAGATGAGATACATGAGTTGGCTTGTGATAAAAGAGGAGCCCAACTTTCTATTGCTTTAGAACGATTATCTAAAATAACTGAGTTTGAACCACAAAGAATAGGTTTATCAGCTACTGTTGGCGATGAAGAAAAAATCGCTAAGTTCCTTGTAGGTGTAGATAGAAAGGTTAAGATTATTAAATCAAGCAAATTTAAAGGATTAAATGTTCAAATTGAATATGTCACGCCAAGTGTTGAAGATGAAAAAGAAGGCGAAAAACTTGGGTTACCAGCAAGCTCTATAGCGCGAGTGAAACGTATATGTGGATTAGTTTCTAAACATAATTCAGTTTTAATTTTTACAAACACTAGAGAGCATGCTGAAGCTTTAGGTGCTCAAATTAAAGCTTTAAACCCTTCTATTTTGATTGAAGTTCACCACGGTTCTCTTTCAAGAGAGGTTAGAGAAGAAGTTGAATCTAAATTTCAAGCTGGAGAAGTTAAAGCTATTATATGCACAAGCTCTCTTGAGCTTGGAATAGATGTTGGAACAGTTGATTTAGTTATTCAATATATGTCGCCTAGACAATCAGTGAATTTAATTCAAAGAGTTGGGAGAAGTGGGCATTCCATTGAAGCTGAACCGAAAGGCGTTATAATAGCAAGTGGAATTGATGATATCCTTGAGTCAATTATAATATCAAAATTTGCAAGTGAAGGAAAACTTGAAGAAATTAAAATTCATGAAAACGCTTTAGATGTTTTAGCACACCAAATAGTTGGTTTAACTTTAGATTTTAAAAAAATTAATGTTAATGAAGCTTATAAGCTTGTTAAGAAAGCTTATCCATATAGAAATTTAAGTTTTGAAGATTTTCTTGAGGTAATAAAGCAGCTTGAAGAATTAAAAATTTTAATTTTTAAAAACGATTTTATTAAATCTAGCTTTAAAAGAGCTTTTAAATATTATTATGAAAATTTATCTATGATTCCTGATGTAAAACATTTTTCTGTTTTCGATTTTATTCGTAGAAAGAAAATCGGTGTTTTAGATCAAGAGTTTGTAGCTAAACGTTGTTCTCCAGGCGTTGAATTTATAATGCATGGTTATGCATGGAGAATAATAAAAATTGATGAGGAAAAGCTTTCTATAGATGTTGAGCCTGTTCCACCTAGTTTTCAAGCGATTCCAAGTTGGGAAGGTGAATTAATACCTGTAGAATTTATGGTTGCAATTGAAGCTGGAAAGCTTAGAGAAACTTTAAGCCATATTAAAAATGGTTACCCAGAGTTTTTAACTAAAAAAGTGAATGTTGAAGCTTTAAATAAGATTGCTGAAGCGTTAAAGCAATCTTTAAGCAGTTATCCTCTTCCAACAAATAAAAGAATGGTTATAGAAAGGTTTGAGAACGCTGTAATAATTCATTCATGCTTCGGTAATTTAGTTAATGAAGCGATTGCTATAGCTTTGCTTGCAATTTTAAACTCTAAATATAACATAAATATTCCTTTTCAGGTTGACCCTTATAGAATAGGTTTTGTTTTCCCATTTAAACCTAATGTTAAAGTGATATTTGAGGCTTTAAAAAGCTTAGCTTCAGATAACATCCTTGATATAATAAACGTTTCTTTAAATGACTCTGAGCTTTTCATGTGGAGGCATTGGCATGTAGCTAAAAGATTTGGGGCTTTAGAGAAAAACGCTAATTTTAATAAAAGCAAAGCTAAAATGCTGGTGAAAGTTTTCTATTCGACACCAATAAATAAAGAAGCGAAGAGAGAAGTTTTTTTAGAGAAGTTTGATTTAAAAAATGCGATTCAAGTTTTAAACGATTTATCTAAAGGTGAAATAGCTTTAGAAATTATTGAAGATGAAGGTTCATGCTCGCTTTTAGCTTATCCAATGCTAGATAAAATTGTGCCGCATGAAATTCTTAAGCCTGCTTTACCAGAAAAACCTTTAATAGAAATAGTTAAAAACAGAATTTTCTCTAAAATAGTGAAGTTAACATGTATTTTTAATGGAGATTGGGTTAGCGTTAAAACTGTTCAAAAAATTCCTGAAGAAGTTAAATGCCCTAAATGCGGTTCAACGCTTATAGCTGTTTCAAATATAGAAAAAGATTTAGAGAAGATTGCTAAAAAAAAGTTAAGTAAGCATGGTTTAAGCGAAGAAGAAAAGAAAGCTTGGAGTGAGGCTTGGAAAACTGCAAGCTTAATTCAAAACTATGGAAGAAAAGCGGTTATTGTTTTAAGCGCTCATGGGGTAGGCCCTGCTACAGCAATTAGAATTTTAAGGAAGCCTTTAAAAACAGAGGAGGAGTTTTATAGCGAAATTATTAAAGCTGAAAGAGAGTATGCTAGAACAAGAATGTTTTGGGATTAAAATTTTATGCTTTTAATTTTTCACTCTTTTTCTCTAGACTAAGATAAATAAAGATTAAAATTATTGTTAAAAAGCTTAAAACCACTATGATTGTTTTTATTAACTCATAAAAATCATCAATAGACATTTTATCTTCACCTCTTTAAAGCTTAAAGATGTAAAGCAGTTTTTTTAATTTTTCCTCTCCATTTCTCCGCTATTCTTTCATAATCGCTGTTGCTTAACTCTTTTTCCTCATATATTCTTAAGGCTTCAGCTATTTTTTGAGCTATTAAATGATAGCAAACCTTCTTTTTTCCTCCAACAACCCTAAAATAAAAATCATTACAACTGCAAAAACTTGCTTCAGGAATAACTTGATATTCATCTTTTCGCCCTGAAACAGCCCATAAAACTCTGTAGCTTGGCTTAAAAACATATTTTTTCACGCGTTTACCGTAAACAAGTTGTAAAGCTTCATTAAATATTTTAGGAAATTTTTTTTCCAGCTTAATTTTCAATTCTTCGCTAAGCTTATTTTCAGCTTTAATCTTTTTGCAAGCTTCATTTAAAGCTTTAATGTCGCTATTTTCCCCACTCAATTTTCTCTCCTTTTTTAAGGTTACATTAATAAACTTAAGCGAGTTAACCTTAATTGATTAAATTGAAGTTAATTACGCCTTTTCCAGCTTTAATTTTAGAGGAAGGTAAAGAAAAAACTTTAGTTATTTCAGATTTGCATATAGGTTTTGAAGCTTCTTTAGCTAAGCAAGGAATTCATATTCCATCTCAAACTTCAAAAATGCTGAAGCTTATGCTTAAGCTAATTAAAATTTCTAAACCTTCCTCCATAATTATTTTAGGCGATTTAAAGCATACGATAGCAAGGGTTGAAGTTGAAGAGCGAAGGGATATTCCATCTTTTCTTAATGAGGTAAGCATGAAAGTTGAAAACATTAAGTTAATTCCTGGAAACCATGATGGAGGCGTTAAACCTTTGCTTCCATCAAGCGTTGAGATTCTTCCTTCCTCAGGTTTTATCGCTCAAGAGAATATAGCGTTAATTCATGGTCACGCTTGGTTTTCTTTAAAATTGCTTAAATGTAAAGGTTTAATCATGGGGCATATGCATCCTGTTGTAGCTTTTAAAGATCATTTCGGTTTTAAATCATTTAAACAAGTATGGGTTAAAGCTTCATTTAATAAAATTAACCTTATTAACGTCTTGATAAAACGTTTTAAGAGTAAATTAAAGGAGGATTTAATTTCTTCAATAAATTTATCTCAATGTTTAATTATGCCTTCTTTTAATTCTCTTTTAGGCGGTCAACCTGTTAATTTAACTTGGAGTAGAGAAGAAAATGTTGGAAAAGAATATATTGGGCCACTTTTAAGATCAAGCAGCATAAACTTAATGGATGCTGAAGTTTACCTTTTAGACGGTTCTTTTCTAGGTAAAGTGTCAGCGCTTCAAATTTAAGTGGGGCGGGCGGGATTTTCATTTAATCATTTTGAACCCGCGATCACCGGCTTTCCCGCTTATAAAATAAGACCCGAGACCGGTATCTTAGACCAAGCTGGACCACCGCCCCAAAGTAATCTAAGCGTTAAAATTTACTTAAATATTTTGGAAGCTTCATATTTTATGGAAAATTAAAAATTTTTATTAAGGTTAGTGTAACTCTTTTACATCTTTAATAAAACTAAACTTAATAAGCGTGTTAACTCTAATTTTTTAAAGTTTAGCGAGGTTT is part of the Candidatus Bathyarchaeota archaeon genome and encodes:
- a CDS encoding DUF4332 domain-containing protein, yielding MAKIEEIEGIGPAYAKKLAETGIKTTEDLLNVGGTKKGRKELAEKTGISEKLILEWVNLSDLFRIKGIGEEYSDLLEEAGVDTVIELSKRDPKNLHAKLLEVNKEKKLVRRPPTLKEVKSWIEQAKKIPRKVEY
- a CDS encoding DEAD/DEAH box helicase codes for the protein MKTIQEFLNLCLLKAGISTALSEIQKLAIPCILRGENALLIAPTGTGKTYAAVLPVFSLFLSAKMKKEAGGISILYVTPLRALNRDILRRVASIGEELGINVQVRHGDTPSKTRVLQAKSPPDMLITTPETLQAILPGKTMKKHLERVKWIIIDEIHELACDKRGAQLSIALERLSKITEFEPQRIGLSATVGDEEKIAKFLVGVDRKVKIIKSSKFKGLNVQIEYVTPSVEDEKEGEKLGLPASSIARVKRICGLVSKHNSVLIFTNTREHAEALGAQIKALNPSILIEVHHGSLSREVREEVESKFQAGEVKAIICTSSLELGIDVGTVDLVIQYMSPRQSVNLIQRVGRSGHSIEAEPKGVIIASGIDDILESIIISKFASEGKLEEIKIHENALDVLAHQIVGLTLDFKKINVNEAYKLVKKAYPYRNLSFEDFLEVIKQLEELKILIFKNDFIKSSFKRAFKYYYENLSMIPDVKHFSVFDFIRRKKIGVLDQEFVAKRCSPGVEFIMHGYAWRIIKIDEEKLSIDVEPVPPSFQAIPSWEGELIPVEFMVAIEAGKLRETLSHIKNGYPEFLTKKVNVEALNKIAEALKQSLSSYPLPTNKRMVIERFENAVIIHSCFGNLVNEAIAIALLAILNSKYNINIPFQVDPYRIGFVFPFKPNVKVIFEALKSLASDNILDIINVSLNDSELFMWRHWHVAKRFGALEKNANFNKSKAKMLVKVFYSTPINKEAKREVFLEKFDLKNAIQVLNDLSKGEIALEIIEDEGSCSLLAYPMLDKIVPHEILKPALPEKPLIEIVKNRIFSKIVKLTCIFNGDWVSVKTVQKIPEEVKCPKCGSTLIAVSNIEKDLEKIAKKKLSKHGLSEEEKKAWSEAWKTASLIQNYGRKAVIVLSAHGVGPATAIRILRKPLKTEEEFYSEIIKAEREYARTRMFWD
- a CDS encoding metallophosphoesterase; this translates as MIKLKLITPFPALILEEGKEKTLVISDLHIGFEASLAKQGIHIPSQTSKMLKLMLKLIKISKPSSIIILGDLKHTIARVEVEERRDIPSFLNEVSMKVENIKLIPGNHDGGVKPLLPSSVEILPSSGFIAQENIALIHGHAWFSLKLLKCKGLIMGHMHPVVAFKDHFGFKSFKQVWVKASFNKINLINVLIKRFKSKLKEDLISSINLSQCLIMPSFNSLLGGQPVNLTWSREENVGKEYIGPLLRSSSINLMDAEVYLLDGSFLGKVSALQI
- a CDS encoding zinc-ribbon domain-containing protein, which translates into the protein MVKKCSACGFDNRDDANFCASCGSSLAAPPTVKPVPSVRVVSPVAPPGPIRISPPGMCYYHSNLPAGYICARCGRAICRDCAKCYNGLVLCSQCYSLVAIPEYAPPPPTVCAVPAAVPTTVPMPAPAPAPAPAYVAAPPPVPTYPPARALWGFIISLIAGILIIINAAALISAGFYATLVGIFPWIAWFGAPPPWLLVVIGLILGIIVCIGALLMVLGYGTIGSVVVFPAAIISLVLGGGFVAGFVLGIVGGIMGMLGR